Proteins from a genomic interval of Cyanobium sp. AMD-g:
- the rpaB gene encoding response regulator transcription factor RpaB: MPMPTVASSFTDGADLEASAGGGSPSQPIATLLVVDDEAAVRRVLLMRLQLAGYRVLCAEDGEEALALFHQEQPDLVVLDVMLPKLDGFAVCRRLRAESCVPIIFLSALDAIAERVAGLDLGADDYLPKPFSPKELEARISTILRRMGRGAATSEPRELPTGSGVLRVGDLVVDTNRRQVTREGQRIALTYTEFSLLELLFREPGRVVPRAEILEQLWGYPPRRAADLRVVDVYVARLRGKLEPDPRNPELILTVRGTGYASQRMGEATLAAAG, from the coding sequence ATGCCCATGCCCACGGTTGCCTCCTCCTTCACCGATGGTGCTGATCTGGAGGCTTCCGCGGGAGGTGGTTCCCCCTCCCAGCCGATCGCCACCCTGCTGGTCGTCGACGACGAAGCGGCGGTGCGCCGGGTGCTGCTGATGCGTCTGCAGCTGGCCGGCTACCGGGTGCTCTGTGCCGAGGACGGCGAGGAGGCCCTGGCCCTGTTCCACCAGGAGCAGCCCGACCTGGTCGTGCTCGACGTCATGCTGCCGAAGCTGGACGGTTTCGCCGTCTGCCGGCGCCTGCGGGCCGAATCCTGCGTGCCGATCATCTTCCTCTCCGCCCTCGATGCCATCGCTGAGCGGGTGGCGGGACTGGATCTCGGGGCCGACGATTACCTGCCCAAGCCCTTCAGCCCCAAGGAACTCGAAGCCCGCATCTCGACGATCCTGCGGCGCATGGGCCGGGGAGCGGCCACCAGTGAACCGCGCGAGCTGCCCACCGGCTCCGGGGTGCTGCGGGTGGGGGATCTGGTGGTCGACACCAACCGCCGTCAGGTGACCCGCGAGGGCCAGCGCATTGCCCTCACCTACACCGAATTCAGTTTGCTGGAGTTGCTGTTCCGCGAGCCGGGCCGGGTGGTTCCGCGGGCCGAGATCCTTGAGCAGCTCTGGGGCTATCCCCCCCGCCGCGCCGCCGACCTGCGCGTGGTGGATGTGTATGTGGCCCGGTTGCGCGGCAAGCTCGAACCGGATCCCCGCAACCCCGAGCTGATCCTCACGGTGCGGGGCACGGGCTACGCCTCCCAGCGGATGGGTGAAGCCACCCTTGCCGCCGCCGGCTGA
- a CDS encoding sugar ABC transporter substrate-binding protein, whose product MPRSLPRRQALRLLAAPVALALGAGACARGPRPEAGKVLNVWTLDLAPRFNTYMRRVIAAWEQGHPGVTVRWTDVPWGSVERKLLAAVFARTAPDLVNLNPNFAANLASKGGLRDLSPLLPPDAADRYLAGIWSSGQQQGEQFGIPWYLTARVTIANRRLLQRAGLSAPPRRWAEVPAYAEAVRRRTGRYALFVTVVPDDSGELMEALVQMGVQLLDARQRAAFNSPAGRRAFAFWSDLYRRGLLPREVVSQGYRRAIELFQAGDLAQVASGPDFLRNLQTNAPGIAASSAPFPPLTGASGEANVAVMNLVVPRQSAMAKEAVSFALFLSDAANQLAFAEEARVLPSSRGALANLERRLRGAVPSDGQVRLVHNARLLSIETLAQARVLVPATPGVKRLQAILYTQLQRAMLGQLDSDAALAEAALQWNRYAEARWP is encoded by the coding sequence ATGCCCAGATCCCTGCCACGACGCCAGGCCCTGCGGCTGCTGGCCGCCCCCGTCGCCCTCGCCCTGGGCGCCGGGGCCTGCGCGCGGGGGCCCCGGCCTGAAGCGGGCAAGGTGCTGAACGTCTGGACCCTGGATCTGGCGCCCCGCTTCAACACCTACATGCGGCGGGTGATCGCGGCCTGGGAGCAGGGCCATCCCGGTGTGACGGTGCGCTGGACCGACGTGCCCTGGGGCTCGGTGGAGCGCAAGCTGCTGGCGGCGGTGTTCGCCCGCACGGCCCCTGACCTGGTCAATCTCAACCCCAACTTCGCCGCCAACCTGGCCAGCAAGGGGGGGCTGCGGGATCTCTCCCCCCTGCTCCCCCCCGACGCCGCCGATCGCTACCTGGCCGGCATCTGGAGCTCCGGCCAGCAGCAGGGCGAGCAGTTCGGCATTCCCTGGTACCTGACGGCCCGGGTGACGATCGCCAACCGCCGGTTGCTGCAGCGGGCCGGCCTGTCTGCCCCGCCCCGGCGCTGGGCGGAGGTGCCGGCCTACGCCGAAGCCGTCCGGCGCCGTACCGGCCGCTACGCCCTGTTCGTCACCGTCGTCCCTGACGACTCCGGTGAACTGATGGAGGCGCTGGTGCAGATGGGGGTGCAACTGCTCGATGCCCGCCAGCGGGCGGCCTTCAACAGTCCGGCCGGTCGCCGGGCCTTCGCCTTCTGGAGCGACCTCTACCGCCGCGGGTTGCTGCCGCGGGAGGTGGTGAGCCAGGGGTACCGGCGGGCCATTGAGCTGTTCCAGGCCGGCGATCTGGCCCAGGTGGCCAGCGGCCCCGATTTCCTGCGCAACCTCCAGACCAACGCCCCTGGCATCGCCGCCAGCTCCGCCCCCTTCCCGCCCCTGACCGGGGCCAGCGGTGAGGCCAATGTGGCGGTGATGAACCTGGTGGTGCCTCGCCAGAGCGCCATGGCCAAGGAGGCGGTGAGCTTCGCCCTGTTCCTGAGCGATGCGGCCAACCAGCTGGCCTTCGCCGAGGAGGCCCGGGTGCTGCCCTCCTCCCGGGGAGCGTTGGCGAACCTGGAGCGCAGGTTGCGGGGGGCGGTCCCCAGCGATGGCCAGGTGCGCCTGGTGCACAACGCCCGGCTGCTTTCGATCGAAACCCTGGCCCAGGCCCGGGTGCTGGTGCCGGCCACCCCCGGGGTGAAGCGGCTGCAGGCGATCCTCTACACCCAGCTGCAGCGGGCCATGTTGGGGCAGCTGGATAGCGACGCGGCCCTGGCCGAAGCCGCGCTGCAGTGGAACCGCTATGCCGAGGCCCGCTGGCCCTGA
- a CDS encoding rod shape-determining protein MreD: protein MDLLTRQPLLAASALLVPLLVLASPGWLSLDGVGPCWAVLWLLPWALSDGPFSGACAGLALGLLLDAVYPGGVTQVPALLLLGWWWGRMGRRAPPIQRSFSLGLLALLGTALLGLTLMLQWGVHDWVSTREAIQLAGPELGRRLEGQGVNPALLALPGWRWDDLAGPGLRVLLSQTLITALLAPMLCSLQLLLWRQLGSGWRR from the coding sequence ATGGACCTGCTCACCCGGCAGCCCCTGCTTGCCGCCTCTGCCCTGCTGGTGCCGCTGCTCGTCCTGGCCTCGCCGGGCTGGCTCAGCCTCGACGGCGTCGGCCCCTGCTGGGCGGTGCTGTGGCTGCTGCCCTGGGCGCTGAGTGACGGTCCGTTCTCGGGGGCCTGCGCCGGCCTTGCCCTTGGGCTGCTGCTGGATGCGGTGTACCCCGGCGGCGTCACCCAGGTGCCTGCCCTGCTGCTGCTGGGCTGGTGGTGGGGGCGGATGGGACGGCGGGCTCCGCCGATCCAGCGCAGTTTCAGCCTCGGCCTGCTGGCCCTGCTGGGCACGGCCCTGCTTGGCCTCACGCTCATGCTGCAGTGGGGCGTCCACGACTGGGTGAGCACCCGGGAGGCGATCCAGCTGGCGGGACCGGAGCTGGGCCGTCGCCTGGAGGGTCAGGGGGTGAATCCCGCCCTGCTGGCCCTGCCGGGGTGGCGCTGGGATGATCTGGCAGGTCCCGGCCTGCGGGTCCTGCTCTCCCAGACCCTGATCACGGCCCTGCTCGCCCCGATGCTCTGTTCCCTGCAGCTGCTGCTCTGGCGCCAGCTGGGCTCCGGCTGGCGGCGCTGA
- the mreC gene encoding rod shape-determining protein MreC codes for MPAWRWLRFVQGSSLRRITPWLLVLLALMAVRLSKGALVADTYAFLSRPFWPGTAQAEWLRSARRVEDGARLAQLEQDNQRLRTLLELQKQNPNRVTAPVISRDGSGWWRQLLLGQGALSGIRAGQAVLGPGGLVGLVGSVTPSTASVTLLTDPRSRVGVWVGRTQHHGLLTGIGTGRPLLRFLEKDPQARPGDVVVTSPASTLVPPNLPVGVIQTMDANADPAPEAVVQLIAPVSALDWVQVQVR; via the coding sequence ATGCCGGCATGGCGCTGGCTGCGTTTCGTCCAAGGCTCGTCCCTGCGACGGATCACCCCCTGGCTGCTGGTGCTGCTGGCGCTGATGGCCGTGCGCCTCAGCAAGGGGGCGCTGGTCGCCGATACCTATGCCTTCCTGAGCCGACCCTTCTGGCCCGGCACGGCCCAGGCCGAATGGCTGCGGTCAGCCCGTCGGGTGGAGGACGGGGCCCGGCTGGCCCAGCTGGAGCAGGACAATCAACGCTTGCGGACCCTGCTGGAGCTGCAGAAGCAGAACCCCAACCGGGTGACGGCCCCGGTGATCTCCCGGGATGGCTCCGGTTGGTGGCGGCAACTGCTGCTCGGCCAGGGGGCCCTCAGCGGCATCCGCGCCGGCCAGGCGGTGCTCGGTCCGGGCGGCCTGGTCGGCCTGGTGGGCAGCGTCACCCCCAGCACCGCCAGTGTCACCCTGCTCACCGATCCCCGCAGCCGGGTGGGGGTGTGGGTGGGGCGCACCCAGCACCACGGCTTGCTGACCGGCATCGGCACCGGCCGTCCCCTGCTGCGCTTCCTGGAGAAAGACCCCCAGGCCCGACCAGGTGATGTGGTGGTGACATCGCCCGCCAGCACCCTGGTGCCGCCGAACCTGCCGGTGGGGGTGATCCAGACCATGGATGCCAATGCCGACCCGGCCCCGGAGGCGGTGGTGCAGCTGATCGCGCCGGTTTCGGCCCTCGACTGGGTGCAGGTGCAGGTGCGCTGA
- a CDS encoding rod shape-determining protein — MFFRRFQFSRDIGIDLGTANTLMYVSGKGIVLQEPSVVAIDLERGTPLAVGEEAKLMLGRTPGNIRAIRPLRDGVIADFDAAEQMIKSFIQKGNEGRGVIAPRLVIGIPSGVTGVERRAVHQAGLAGARQVHLIDEPVAAAIGAGLPVTDPVGTMIVDIGGGTTEVAVLSLGGTVLSESVRVAGDELSDAISVYLKKVHNLVVGERTAEDIKIRIGSAFPDDAHDETSMDVRGLHLLSGLPRTINIRAGDIREAMAEPLNVIVEAVKRTLERTPPELAADIVDRGIMLAGGGALVRGICDLISHETGILTHVAEDPLLCVVNGCGMVLEDYSRLERVLDTPEFLRQTA, encoded by the coding sequence GTGTTTTTCCGCCGTTTCCAGTTCTCCCGCGATATCGGCATCGATCTGGGGACGGCCAACACACTGATGTACGTCTCGGGCAAGGGGATCGTGCTGCAGGAGCCATCCGTGGTGGCGATCGATCTGGAGCGCGGCACCCCCCTGGCGGTGGGCGAGGAGGCCAAGCTGATGCTCGGCCGCACCCCCGGCAACATCCGGGCGATCCGGCCCCTGCGCGACGGGGTGATCGCCGACTTCGATGCCGCCGAGCAGATGATCAAGAGCTTCATCCAGAAGGGCAACGAGGGCCGCGGCGTGATCGCCCCCCGTCTGGTGATCGGCATCCCCAGCGGTGTCACCGGCGTCGAGCGCCGCGCCGTGCACCAGGCCGGCCTGGCCGGAGCCCGGCAGGTGCACCTGATCGATGAGCCGGTGGCCGCCGCCATCGGCGCCGGCCTGCCCGTGACCGATCCGGTGGGCACGATGATCGTCGACATCGGCGGCGGCACCACCGAGGTGGCCGTGCTGAGCCTGGGCGGCACGGTGCTGAGCGAGTCGGTGCGAGTGGCGGGCGATGAGCTCAGCGACGCCATCAGCGTCTACCTCAAGAAGGTGCACAACCTCGTGGTGGGCGAGCGCACCGCCGAGGACATCAAGATCCGCATCGGCTCTGCGTTCCCTGACGACGCTCACGACGAGACCTCCATGGACGTGCGGGGTCTGCACCTGCTCTCCGGCCTGCCGCGCACGATCAACATCCGCGCCGGAGACATCCGTGAAGCCATGGCCGAACCGCTCAACGTGATCGTCGAGGCGGTCAAGCGCACCCTGGAGCGCACCCCTCCCGAGCTCGCGGCCGACATCGTCGACCGGGGCATCATGCTGGCCGGCGGCGGCGCCCTGGTGCGGGGCATCTGCGACCTGATCAGCCACGAAACCGGCATCCTCACCCACGTGGCCGAAGACCCCCTGCTCTGCGTGGTCAACGGCTGCGGCATGGTCCTGGAGGATTACAGCCGGCTGGAGCGGGTGCTTGACACCCCCGAATTTCTCCGTCAGACGGCCTGA
- a CDS encoding single-stranded DNA-binding protein — MGVNSITLVGRAGRDPEVRYFESGSMVANLTLAVNRRSRDDEPDWFNLEIWGKQAQVAADYVRKGALIGIIGSFKLDRWTDRGSGEERSKPVIRVDRLELLGSKRDAEGGGGGSFGGGFGGGEPSEEEVPF, encoded by the coding sequence ATGGGCGTCAATTCCATCACCCTCGTCGGCAGAGCCGGCCGCGACCCGGAGGTCCGTTACTTCGAATCCGGCAGCATGGTTGCCAACCTCACCCTGGCGGTGAACCGCCGCAGCCGCGACGACGAACCGGACTGGTTCAACCTGGAGATCTGGGGCAAGCAGGCCCAGGTGGCCGCCGACTACGTCCGCAAAGGGGCCCTGATCGGCATCATCGGTTCGTTCAAGCTCGACCGCTGGACGGACCGGGGCAGTGGGGAAGAGCGCAGCAAGCCCGTGATCCGGGTCGACCGGCTGGAGCTGCTCGGCAGCAAACGGGACGCCGAAGGCGGCGGTGGCGGCAGCTTCGGCGGCGGCTTCGGTGGCGGTGAGCCCAGTGAGGAAGAAGTGCCCTTCTGA
- a CDS encoding DedA family protein: MAIELVQKLPEMIGAAVEANPAAGYGAIFAAMFLENLFPPIPSELIMPLGGFFVHQGKLSLVPVVLAGLLGTVLGALPWYGIGRLVNEERIEHWLERHGRWIGISPQELRRSRRWFSRHGTALVFWGRLVPGIRTLISVPAGIEMMPMAPFLLWTTAGSLIWTLLLTLAGLALGESYTKVELWIEPAAKVIKVLLVLAVLAGAVWLGLRIWKQSRNSP; the protein is encoded by the coding sequence ATGGCGATCGAACTGGTCCAGAAGCTGCCCGAGATGATCGGCGCGGCCGTGGAGGCCAACCCGGCGGCAGGGTATGGCGCGATCTTCGCGGCCATGTTCCTGGAGAACCTGTTCCCCCCGATTCCCTCCGAGCTGATCATGCCGCTCGGGGGGTTTTTCGTGCATCAGGGCAAGCTCTCCCTGGTGCCGGTGGTGCTGGCCGGCCTGCTGGGCACCGTGCTCGGCGCCCTGCCCTGGTACGGCATCGGCCGGTTGGTGAACGAGGAGCGCATCGAGCATTGGCTGGAACGCCACGGCCGCTGGATCGGCATCAGCCCCCAGGAGCTGCGCCGCAGCCGCCGCTGGTTCAGCCGCCACGGCACGGCCCTGGTGTTCTGGGGCCGGCTGGTGCCCGGCATCCGCACCCTGATCTCCGTTCCCGCCGGCATCGAGATGATGCCGATGGCGCCCTTTCTGCTCTGGACCACCGCCGGCAGCCTGATCTGGACCCTGCTGCTGACCCTGGCCGGACTGGCGCTGGGGGAGAGCTACACCAAGGTCGAGCTCTGGATCGAGCCCGCCGCCAAGGTGATCAAGGTGCTGCTGGTGCTGGCCGTGCTGGCCGGGGCCGTGTGGCTGGGGCTGCGCATCTGGAAGCAGAGCCGCAACAGCCCCTGA
- the ahcY gene encoding adenosylhomocysteinase: protein MVATPSSPEAAFAGVQATSSYVIADLGLADWGRKELAIAETEMPGLMALRQTYGTAQPLKGARIAGSLHMTIQTAVLIETLVALGAEVRWASCNIFSTQDHAAAAIAAAGIPVFAYKGETLDEYWAFTHRILEWSDGGTPNMILDDGGDATGLVVLGTKAEKDLSVLDNPSSEEEVALFNSIRQRLAVQPGFYSRIYANIQGVTEETTTGVARLYQMQKSGELPFPAINVNDSVTKSKFDNLYGCRESLVDSVKRATDVMVAGKVALVLGYGDVGKGSAQSLRGLGATVMIAEIDPICALQAAMEGYRVVRLEDVVADVDIFVTATGNYHVIRHEHLLAMKNQAIVCNIGHFDNEIDVASLKQYTWDNIKPQVDHVILPSGNRIILLAEGRLVNLGCGTGHPSFVMSNSFTNQVLAQIELFTKGDEYGKEVYVLPKHLDEMVARLHLERIGARLTELTAEQAAYIAVPVEGPYKLDHYRY from the coding sequence ATGGTGGCAACACCTTCCAGCCCTGAGGCTGCGTTTGCTGGCGTTCAGGCCACCAGTTCCTATGTGATCGCCGATCTCGGCCTGGCCGACTGGGGCCGCAAGGAACTGGCGATCGCCGAAACCGAGATGCCCGGCCTGATGGCCCTGCGTCAGACCTACGGCACCGCGCAGCCCCTCAAAGGGGCCCGGATCGCCGGCAGCCTCCACATGACGATCCAGACCGCCGTTCTGATCGAAACCCTGGTGGCCCTCGGTGCCGAAGTGCGCTGGGCCTCCTGCAACATCTTCTCCACCCAGGACCACGCCGCCGCCGCCATCGCCGCCGCCGGCATCCCGGTGTTCGCCTACAAGGGCGAAACGCTGGATGAGTACTGGGCCTTCACCCACCGCATCCTCGAATGGAGCGACGGTGGCACCCCCAACATGATCCTCGACGACGGCGGCGATGCCACCGGTCTGGTGGTCCTCGGTACCAAGGCCGAGAAGGATCTGTCGGTGCTCGACAACCCCTCCAGCGAGGAGGAAGTGGCCCTGTTCAACTCCATTCGCCAGCGGCTGGCGGTGCAGCCCGGCTTCTACTCCCGCATCTACGCCAACATCCAGGGCGTCACCGAAGAGACCACCACCGGCGTGGCCCGGCTGTACCAGATGCAGAAGAGCGGCGAACTGCCGTTCCCGGCCATCAACGTCAACGATTCGGTCACCAAGAGCAAGTTCGACAACCTCTACGGCTGCCGCGAATCCCTCGTCGACAGCGTCAAGCGCGCCACCGATGTGATGGTGGCTGGCAAGGTGGCCCTGGTGCTGGGCTACGGCGATGTGGGCAAGGGTTCGGCCCAGTCCCTGCGTGGGCTCGGCGCCACCGTGATGATCGCCGAGATCGATCCGATCTGCGCCCTGCAGGCCGCCATGGAGGGCTACCGCGTTGTGCGGCTTGAGGACGTGGTGGCCGATGTGGACATCTTCGTGACGGCCACGGGGAATTACCACGTGATCCGCCATGAGCACCTGCTCGCCATGAAGAATCAGGCGATCGTGTGCAACATCGGCCACTTCGACAACGAGATCGATGTGGCGTCCCTCAAGCAGTACACCTGGGACAACATCAAGCCCCAGGTGGATCACGTGATCCTGCCCAGCGGCAACCGGATCATCCTGCTGGCCGAGGGCCGTCTGGTGAACCTGGGCTGCGGCACCGGCCACCCCAGCTTCGTGATGAGCAACTCCTTCACCAACCAGGTGCTGGCCCAGATCGAGCTGTTCACCAAGGGCGACGAGTACGGCAAGGAGGTCTACGTGCTGCCCAAGCACCTCGATGAGATGGTGGCCCGCCTGCACCTCGAGCGGATCGGCGCCCGGCTCACCGAGCTCACCGCCGAGCAGGCGGCCTACATCGCCGTGCCCGTCGAAGGCCCCTACAAGCTCGACCACTACCGCTACTGA
- the tsaE gene encoding tRNA (adenosine(37)-N6)-threonylcarbamoyltransferase complex ATPase subunit type 1 TsaE — METNDAIEVCHLADPSATDALGRRLARQLIAAGAGDGALLLLRGELGTGKTSLVQGLAAALGIAEPISSPTFALAQHYDTDAGPDAGASALVHLDLYRLEQSAAADELFAQEEEEARRIGAVMAVEWPERLSFRPEGAWEVDLSHNDDGEGRLARITPPRSLPAAPR; from the coding sequence GTGGAAACGAATGACGCGATTGAGGTGTGCCATCTGGCGGACCCCTCCGCCACCGACGCCCTGGGGCGGCGGCTGGCCCGGCAGCTGATCGCCGCGGGTGCCGGTGACGGTGCCCTGCTGCTGCTGCGGGGGGAACTGGGCACGGGCAAGACGTCGCTGGTGCAGGGACTGGCGGCCGCCCTGGGCATCGCCGAACCGATCAGCAGCCCCACCTTCGCCCTGGCCCAGCATTACGACACCGACGCTGGACCCGACGCCGGCGCCTCTGCCCTCGTGCACCTGGATCTCTACCGGCTGGAGCAGAGCGCCGCGGCCGATGAACTGTTCGCCCAGGAGGAAGAGGAGGCCCGCCGCATCGGCGCCGTGATGGCGGTGGAGTGGCCCGAGCGGCTCAGCTTCAGGCCGGAGGGTGCCTGGGAAGTGGACTTGAGCCACAACGACGATGGCGAGGGCCGGTTGGCCCGCATCACCCCACCGCGATCCTTGCCTGCAGCGCCGCGATGA
- the mutT gene encoding 8-oxo-dGTP diphosphatase MutT, translating to MLEPGPVEPLRDSLLDWWESNGRHHIPWKLRPDGSRPGPGEPLDPFGVWVAEVMLQQTQLAVVLPYWHRWMAAFPDLRSLAAASEHDVLMLWQGLGYYARARRLHAGAQRLVDAEPPVLSADRDPWPRTLEGWMALPGIGRSTAASILSSAFDLAQPILDGNVQRVLARLTAHPEPPKRQLPLFWRLSETVLDPQRPRAFNQALMDLGAGVCTPRQPNCGACPWNGRCAAYAAGDPGRFPVKDTTPPIPFQVIGVGVVRDGQGRVLIDQRLQEGLLGGLWEFPGGKQEPGEAIEATIERELREELAIEVTVAEELITLEHAYSHKRLRFVVHLCQWLAGEPQPLASQQVRWVAPEELASYPFPAANARIIAALQARIAVG from the coding sequence GTGCTGGAACCGGGCCCGGTCGAGCCCCTCCGGGACTCCCTGCTGGATTGGTGGGAGTCCAACGGCCGTCACCACATCCCCTGGAAGCTCCGCCCCGACGGATCTCGCCCCGGGCCCGGTGAGCCCCTCGATCCCTTCGGCGTCTGGGTCGCCGAGGTGATGCTGCAGCAGACCCAGCTGGCGGTGGTGCTGCCCTACTGGCACCGCTGGATGGCGGCGTTCCCCGACCTCAGAAGCCTCGCCGCCGCCAGCGAGCATGACGTGCTGATGCTGTGGCAGGGCCTCGGCTATTACGCCCGGGCCCGCCGCCTGCACGCCGGAGCGCAGCGACTGGTCGACGCTGAGCCCCCTGTGCTTTCGGCAGATCGGGATCCCTGGCCGCGCACGCTGGAAGGCTGGATGGCCCTGCCGGGCATCGGCCGCAGCACCGCCGCCAGCATCCTTTCGTCCGCTTTTGATCTGGCCCAGCCGATCCTCGATGGCAACGTTCAGCGGGTGCTGGCCCGCCTGACGGCCCATCCGGAGCCACCGAAGCGGCAGCTGCCTCTCTTCTGGAGGCTGAGCGAAACCGTGCTCGACCCCCAACGGCCCCGCGCCTTCAACCAGGCCCTGATGGACCTGGGCGCCGGCGTCTGCACCCCCCGCCAGCCCAACTGCGGCGCCTGTCCCTGGAACGGGCGCTGTGCTGCCTACGCTGCCGGCGATCCCGGCCGTTTCCCCGTGAAGGACACCACCCCCCCCATCCCCTTCCAGGTGATCGGGGTGGGCGTGGTGCGGGACGGCCAGGGGAGGGTGCTGATCGACCAGCGGCTCCAGGAGGGCCTGCTGGGAGGTCTGTGGGAGTTTCCGGGGGGCAAGCAGGAGCCGGGTGAAGCGATCGAAGCGACGATCGAGCGGGAGCTGCGGGAGGAACTGGCCATCGAGGTGACGGTGGCGGAGGAGCTGATCACCCTCGAGCACGCCTACAGCCACAAGCGGCTGCGCTTTGTGGTGCATCTCTGCCAATGGCTGGCGGGGGAGCCGCAGCCACTGGCGTCCCAGCAGGTGCGCTGGGTGGCACCGGAGGAGCTCGCCAGCTACCCCTTTCCAGCCGCCAACGCCCGCATCATCGCGGCGCTGCAGGCAAGGATCGCGGTGGGGTGA
- a CDS encoding putative 2OG-Fe(II) oxygenase, whose amino-acid sequence MVGTPPEEPTMEVVSLFPRYLLQGQLPPSQLADLLAMARAVLAQPERSPDASVKLAGQLSQQRELGPDHPAAAELCRSVILPACERWIRHVIDQQPPQGRGPWTPGRYGLQMIDLWLNAQRAGDYNPTHTHGGSFSGVLFLQVPPQINAERFDGQLCFHGPEEWHIQSFRTGMAHYVLPVPGDFYVFPAWQPHSVPPFRGVGERWSIAFNVVAVPQPPPRPAASPVAAQGAVQGNVSLSSTRPRPGGFV is encoded by the coding sequence ATGGTCGGCACGCCCCCGGAAGAGCCCACGATGGAGGTGGTCAGTCTCTTTCCCCGCTATCTGTTGCAGGGCCAGTTGCCCCCGTCACAGCTGGCCGATCTGCTGGCCATGGCCCGGGCGGTGCTGGCCCAGCCCGAACGCAGTCCGGATGCGTCGGTCAAGCTGGCCGGCCAGCTGTCCCAGCAGCGGGAGCTCGGCCCCGACCACCCCGCCGCCGCCGAGCTTTGCCGCTCGGTGATCCTGCCGGCCTGTGAGCGTTGGATCCGCCATGTGATCGACCAGCAGCCGCCCCAGGGCCGGGGTCCCTGGACGCCCGGCCGCTACGGCCTGCAGATGATCGACCTGTGGCTCAATGCCCAGCGCGCCGGCGATTACAACCCCACCCACACCCACGGCGGCAGCTTCTCCGGCGTGCTGTTCCTGCAGGTGCCCCCCCAGATCAATGCGGAGCGCTTCGACGGCCAGCTCTGCTTCCATGGACCGGAGGAATGGCACATCCAGAGCTTCCGCACCGGCATGGCCCACTACGTGCTGCCGGTGCCGGGCGATTTCTATGTGTTTCCGGCCTGGCAACCCCACTCGGTGCCCCCGTTCCGGGGTGTAGGGGAGCGCTGGTCGATCGCCTTCAACGTGGTCGCCGTGCCCCAGCCGCCGCCCCGGCCTGCCGCTTCGCCCGTGGCCGCCCAGGGGGCCGTCCAGGGCAATGTGTCCCTCTCCAGCACCCGGCCCCGGCCGGGGGGATTCGTGTAA
- a CDS encoding RpoD/SigA family RNA polymerase sigma factor gives MPPVDGDLVRSYLRDIGRVPLLSHEQEITLGRQVQELMALEDMREELKMRSGGNDPSQQELALAVGLQPEVLRKRLHAGRRAKERMVAANLRLVVSVAKKYTKRNMELLDLIQEGTIGLVRGVEKFDPTRGYKFSTYAYWWIRQGITRAIAEKSRTIRLPIHITETLNKLKKGQRELSQELGRTPTLSELAVAVELPEEDVKDLLCRARQPVSLETKVGDGEDTELLDLLAGDDLLPSELVDGECLKGDLRALLDQLPDLQGSVLKMRYGIDGEEPMSLTGIGRILGISRDRVRNLERDGLAGLRRLSDAVEAYVAI, from the coding sequence ATGCCGCCCGTCGATGGCGACCTGGTCCGCTCCTATCTGCGGGACATCGGCCGGGTGCCGCTGCTCAGCCATGAGCAGGAAATCACCCTGGGCCGCCAGGTGCAGGAGCTGATGGCCCTGGAGGACATGCGTGAAGAGCTGAAGATGCGCTCCGGCGGCAACGACCCGAGCCAGCAGGAGCTGGCGTTGGCGGTGGGCCTGCAGCCCGAGGTGCTGCGCAAGCGCCTGCACGCCGGCCGCCGCGCCAAGGAGCGGATGGTGGCGGCCAACCTGCGCCTGGTGGTGAGTGTGGCCAAGAAATACACCAAGCGGAACATGGAGCTGCTCGACCTGATCCAGGAGGGCACGATCGGCCTGGTGCGGGGCGTCGAGAAGTTCGACCCCACCCGCGGCTACAAGTTCTCCACCTATGCCTACTGGTGGATCCGCCAGGGCATCACCCGGGCGATTGCCGAGAAGAGCCGCACGATCCGCCTGCCGATCCACATCACCGAAACGCTCAACAAGCTCAAGAAAGGCCAGCGGGAGCTGAGCCAGGAGCTGGGCCGCACCCCCACCCTCAGCGAGCTGGCGGTGGCGGTGGAACTCCCGGAAGAGGACGTCAAAGACCTGCTCTGCCGCGCCCGCCAGCCGGTGAGCCTCGAAACAAAGGTGGGCGATGGCGAAGACACCGAGCTGCTGGATCTGCTGGCCGGTGACGACCTGCTGCCGTCCGAGCTTGTTGATGGCGAGTGCCTCAAGGGCGACCTGCGGGCCCTGCTCGATCAACTGCCGGACCTGCAGGGCAGCGTGCTGAAGATGCGCTACGGCATCGATGGCGAGGAGCCGATGAGCCTCACCGGCATCGGCCGCATCCTCGGCATCAGCCGCGACCGGGTGCGCAACCTGGAGCGCGACGGCCTTGCCGGGCTGCGCCGCCTCAGCGACGCCGTCGAGGCCTACGTGGCGATCTGA